A genome region from Salvia splendens isolate huo1 chromosome 19, SspV2, whole genome shotgun sequence includes the following:
- the LOC121779529 gene encoding importin subunit beta-1-like, translated as MAMEVTQILLSAQSVDSTVRKHAEENLKQFQEQNLPAFLLSLSVELASEEKPVDSRKLAGLVLKNALDAKEQHRKYELVQRWLSLDVSVKSQIKACLLQTLSSTASDVRSTASQVIAKVAGIELPQKQWPELVGSLLSNVHQVPPHVKQATIETLGYLCEEVAPETIDQDQVNKILTAVVQGMNANEANIEVRLASTRALYNAIGFSQANFSNDMERDYIMRVVCEATLSPEVKIRQAAYECLVSIGSTYYEKLAPYIQDIFNITSKAVRDDEEPVALQAIEFWSSICDEEIDILDDYGGDFTADSDVPCYYFIKQALPALVPLLLETLLKQEEDQDQDEGAWNLAMAGGTCLGLVARTVGDDIVPLVMPFIEENITKGDWRQREAATYAFGSILEGPSPDKLTPIVNVALGFMLTALTKDPSSHVKDTTAWTLGRIFEFLHGSTLATPIITPSNCQQIITVLLQSMKDAPNVAEKACGALYFLAQGYEDVGPTSPLTPYFQEIVQSLLNATHREDAGESRLRTAAYETLNEVVRSSTEETARLVVELVQVIMTELHKTLEAQKLSSDEREKQTELQGLLCGCLQVIIQKLGASEPMKYALLQYSDQIMNLLLRVFACRNATVHEEAMLSIGALAYATGPNFAKYMPDFYKYLDMGLQNFEEYQVCAVTVGIVGDICRALDDKVLAYCDGIMTQLLKDLSSNQLHQSVKPPIFSCFGDIALAIGENFEKYLMYAMPMLQSAAELSAHTSSVDDEMIEYTNSLRNGILEAYSGIFQGFKNSPKTQLLIPYAPHILQFLDSIYIEKDMDDIVMKTAIGVLGDLADTLGSNAASLIQQSVSSKDFLNECLSSDDHLIKESAEWARLAISRAISV; from the exons ATGGCTATGGAAGTCACTCAGATCCTTCTAAGTGCACAGTCAGTTGATTCAACAGTAAGAAAGCATGCCGAAGAGAATTTGAAACAATTTCAGGAGCAAAACCTCCCGGCTTTCCTCCTATCCCTTTCTGTAGAGCTTGCTAGTGAAGAGAAGCCTGTTGACAGTCGTAAACTTGCTGGtttggttttaaaaaatgctttGGATGCGAAGGAGCAGCACAGAAAATATGAGCTCGTCCAAAGGTGGTTGTCATTAGATGTTTCTGTGAAGAGTCAGATAAAGGCATGCTTATTGCAGACCCTATCATCTACTGCTAGTGATGTTAGGTCAACTGCTTCACAAGTGATTGCGAAGGTTGCAGGCATTGAGCTGCCACAGAAGCAATGGCCTGAGCTTGTTGGGTCTCTCCTATCAAATGTTCATCAGGTTCCACCTCATGTTAAGCAGGCTACGATTGAAACTCTTGGATACTTGTGCGAAGAAGTAGCTCCGGAGACAATTGATCAGGATCAAGTGAATAAGATACTGACAGCTGTTGTTCAAGGTATGAATGCCAATGAAGCTAATATTGAGGTCCGGCTTGCATCCACAAGAGCTTTATATAATGCTATTGGATTTTCCCAGGCTAACTTTTCAAATGATATGGAGAGGGATTACATAATGAGAGTTGTTTGTGAGGCCACACTTTCTCCAGAAGTGAAAATCCGGCAGGCGGCATATGAGTGTTTGGTCTCAATTGGCTCCACATATTATGAAAAACTAGCTCCATATATACAAGACATCTTTAACATCACATCCAAGGCTGTCCGTGATGATGAAGAACCAGTTGCTCTCCAGGCAATTGAATTTTGGAGCTCAATATGTGATGAGGAAATTGATATACTGGACGATTATGGAGGTGATTTCACCGCAGATTCAGATGTTCCCTGCTACTATTTCATCAAGCAGGCACTCCCTGCTCTTGTTCCCTTGCTGTTGGAGACACTTCTCAAGCAAGAAGAGGATCAGGATCAGGATGAAGGTGCCTGGAATCTTGCAATGGCTGGTGGTACTTGTCTTGGCTTAGTTGCCCGGACAGTGGGGGATGACATTGTACCACTTGTCATGCCATttattgaagaaaatattacaAAAGGTGATTGGAGGCAAAGAGAAGCGGCCACTTATGCATTTGGCTCAATATTGGAGGGCCCATCACCAGACAAATTAACCCCTATTGTTAATGTTGCCCTTGGTTTCATGCTCACTGCCTTGACTAAAGATCCAAGTAGTCATGTGAAGGACACAACTGCCTGGACCCTTGGGAGGATATTTGAGTTTCTTCATGGCTCCACTTTGGCGACTCCCATTATTACCCCATCCAACTGTCAACAGATTATCACAGTTCTCTTGCAGAGCATGAAAGATGCTCCAAATGTTGCTGAAAAAGCTTGTGGTGCTCTTTATTTTCTGGCCCAAGGTTATGAGGATGTTGGTCCAACATCACCATTAACACCTTATTTCCAAGAAATTGTGCAGTCTCTTCTTAATGCCACTCATAGAGAAGATGCAGGCGAGTCTCGACTTAGGACAGCTGCCTATGAAACACTGAATGAAGTAGTGAGGAGCTCTACTGAGGAAACAGCTCGCTTAGTAGTGGAACTTGTTCAAGTCATTATGACGGAGCTTCACAAAACCCTTGAGGCTCAAAAGCTTTCGTCGGATGAGAGGGAGAAGCAGACTGAATTGCAAGGCCTTCTTTGTGGGTGCCTGCAAGTCATCATACAGAAACTAGGGGCATCAGAACCTATGAAGTATGCCTTACTGCAATATTCAGATCAGATAATGAATCTTCTTCTTCGAGTCTTTGCCTGTAGAAATGCCACTGTACATGAGGAAGCAATGCTTTCCATTGGTGCACTTGCTTATGCAACAGGGCCAAACTTTGCAAAGTACATGCCAGACTTTTACAAGTATTTGGACATGGGTCTTCAGAACTTTGAGGAATACCAGGTCTGTGCTGTCACTGTTGGTATTGTTGGGGATATCTGCAGGGCGTTGGATGATAAGGTGCTGGCTTACTGTGATGGTATCATGacgcagctactgaaggacttgtCAAGCAATCAGTTGCACCAGTCTGTGAAGCCTCCAATATTTTCATGCTTTGGAGATATAGCTCTAGCAATAGGCGAGAACTTCGAGAAGTATTTGATGTATGCCATGCCCATGCTGCAGAGTGCTGCAGAGTTGTCTGCCCATACATCCAGTGTTGATGATGAAATGATTGAATACACAAACTCTCTGAGAAATGGAATTCTGGAGGCATATTCAGGGATATTTCAGGGCTTCAAGAACTCACCTAAAACCCAACTCCTGATACCATATGCACCTCACATCTTGCAATTCCTGGATAGTATTTACATAGAAAAGGATAT GGATGATATTGTGATGAAAACTGCTATTGGTGTCCTTGGAGATCTTGCAGACACCCTGGGAAGTAATGCTGCTTCTCTGATTCAACAATCTGTGTCGAGCAAAGACTTCCTGAATGAATGTTTGTCCTCAGACGACCATTTGATTAAGGAATCTGCTGAGTGGGCCAGATTGGCTATTAGCCGTGCCATATCTGTTTGA
- the LOC121778471 gene encoding protein PLASTID TRANSCRIPTIONALLY ACTIVE 7-like, producing the protein MAAMFCYEVAGWIELTKSGGSHRQVWRRRKLAKKDKMRIQRVPFLEEQVRRIRETGELLTMDIERLLLSEDNWFDFVNEVAAEAKQYVENNRDEYGAKKAILHVISNRMNDSGVHRPEAYREDDPFKPGPGFLRQELYDK; encoded by the exons ATGGCGGCTATGTTTTGCTATGAAGTCGCAG GATGGATCGAGCTCACGAAATCGGGGGGCAGTCACAGGCAAGTGTGGAGGCGGAGAAAATTG gcgaaaaaagataaaatgagGATACAAAGAGTTCCGTTTCTTGAGGAACAGGTGAGGAGGATAAGGGAGACGGGTGAGCTCCTGACAATGGACATCGAGAGGCTATTACTCTCGGAGGATAACTGGTTTGATTTTGTGAATGAAGTTGCAGCAGAGGCGAAGCAGTACGTAGAGAACAACCGTGATGAGTATGGTGCTAAGAAGGCAATCCTCCACGTCATCAGCAACCGTATGAATGACTCTGGAGTTCACCGTCCTGAGGCATACAGGGAAGATGATCCTTTCAAGCCAGGGCCTGGCTTCCTAAGGCAAGAACTCTatgataaataa
- the LOC121778109 gene encoding RNA-binding KH domain-containing protein RCF3-like, whose translation MERSRSKRYYYDQDYESETLHSRSKPRYGSNSHGGGGGGGGHHYAPSYRRSSSSSGGGGGRKLLEQVMGTTNYRILCHDAKAGGVIGKSGSIIKAIRQNTGAWINVHELAPGDEERIIEISDNRGRGSGGRLPSFSPAQEALLMIHERILETDGEGGGYGHSDGFAEDENDEYGGRGGGGGGNRVVTRLVVSRMHVGCLMGKGGKIIEQMRMETNTHIRILPRDHTLPRCVSMSEEIVQVVGDTNAVKNALEIISSRLRESQHRDRSHFQNRVQSPDCFYPPEDDFHVNNRRSSAEGPSFGSRYSGVSRNNNYSSRSSGFSHESRPASVSDNARSFPGEELVFRILCPVRKVDFVVGELDGIIDLLHNEIGVNIDVSDPVSGLDELIIIISSDEGPDDELFPAQEALLHIQTRIVDLIPEKENIVTTRLLLQSDEISSLADIGKISGASVEILPREQRPVGVSGMDEIVQIVGEMTAAREALVEVTARIRSYIYREFHEKDEPVSRISAPSPANGGVEPEAASRNNVPQYVEMYAGNGHALSTPHSFSTTTTSQKVKDVASTPSNADPVKQNETERREDHQPSLLNRISVPLVTRSILEVVIPPHAASELAKKSRKLTLISELSGATVKLVDDGPEATEKVIQISGTPEQAERAQSLLQGFILSTEDG comes from the exons ATGGAGAGATCTAGATCTAAGAGATACTATTATGACCAGGACTATGAATCTGAAACCCTACACTCACGGAGCAAGCCGCGCTACGGCAGCAATTCACAcggtggcggtggaggtggaggaggcCACCATTATGCTCCGAGCTACCGCcgctcctcatcctcctccggTGGAGGAGGAGGGAGAAAGCTGCTGGAACAGGTGATGGGGACGACGAACTACCGGATTCTGTGCCACGATGCGAAGGCAGGGGGAGTGATTGGGAAATCCGGGAGTATAATTAAGGCGATTAGGCAGAACACTGGGGCGTGGATCAATGTGCACGAGCTGGCTCCTGGGGATGAGGAGAGGATTATCGAGATATCCGACAACCGGGGGCGGGGCTCGGGCGGGAGGTTACCGTCGTTCTCGCCTGCACAGGAGGCGTTGCTCATGATACATGAGAGGATTTTGGAGACTGATGGGGAAGGAGGAGGGTATGGGCATAGTGATGGCTTTGCGGAGGATGAGAATGATGAGTACGGAGGCagaggaggaggtggtggtggtaaTAGAGTTGTGACGAGGCTGGTGGTTTCCCGGATGCACGTGGGGTGTTTGATGGGGAAAGGAGGGAAGATAATTGAGCAAATGAGGATGGAGACGAATACACATATTAGGATTTTACCGCGAGATCATACTCTGCCACGTTGTGTTTCCATGTCTGAGGAGATTGTTCAG GTGGTTGGTGACACGAATGCTGTGAAAAATGCTCTAGAAATCATTTCTTCTCGCTTGAGGGAAAGCCAACATCGTGATAGAAGCCATTTTCAAAACAGAGTGCAATCACCCGACTGTTTCTATCCTCCAGAAGATGATTTCCATGTCAACAATAGAAGATCATCTGCAGAAGGGCCTAGTTTTGGATCTAGATATTCTGGCGTTTCCAGGAACAACAACTATTCCTCACGCTCATCTGGATTTTCCCATGAGTCCAGACCTGCTAGTGTATCTGATAATGCTCGATCATTTCCTGGCGAGGAACTTGTGTTTCGCATACTATGCCCTGTTCGTAAGGTTGATTTTGTTGTTGGGGAGTTGGATGGAATTATTGATTTGCTTCACAATGAAATAGGCGTCAACATTGATGTATCTGATCCAGTTTCTGGATTGGACGAGCTtataataatcatatcatcTGATGAG GGTCCTGACGACGAGTTGTTTCCTGCCCAAGAAGCTTTATTACATATACAAACTCGCATTGTTGATCTTATtccagaaaaagaaaatattgttaCAACTCGGCTGCTTTTACAGTCAGACGAAATCAGTTCTCTGGCTGACATAGGTAAAATCAGTGGTGCGAGTGTAGAGATTCTGCCGAGAGAACAACGTCCCGTGGGTGTATCAGGGATGGATGAGATTGTACAG ATAGTTGGGGAGATGACAGCGGCTCGAGAGGCTCTAGTGGAGGTGACAGCAAGGATTCGGAGTTACATATATCGTGAGTTTCATGAGAAGGATGAACCCGTCTCTCGTATTTCTGCTCCTAGCCCTGCCAATGGTGGTGTGGAACCAGAGGCAGCTTCAAGAAACAACGTACCTCAGTATGTCGAAATGTATGCTGGAAATGGCCATGCTCTTTCGACCCCTCATAGTTTCTCAACCACTACAACATCACAAAAAGTAAAG GATGTGGCCTCCACACCCTCAAATGCCGATCCAGTGAAGCAAAATGAGACTGAGCGACGTGAAGATCATCAACCCAGTCTATTGAATAG AATCTCTGTACCACTCGTGACAAGAAGCATACTGGAAGTTGTCATTCCACCCCATGCAGCATCCGAACTTGCCAAGAAATCAA